In Candidatus Synechococcus calcipolaris G9, a genomic segment contains:
- a CDS encoding HD domain-containing protein, protein MRVNASRTYHDPLHGAITLDSGVPEEHLLIQLIDTPGFQRLRRIRQLGPASLTFHGAEGSRFTHSLGVMHIARRCFDRLVKHHPHLQPYRAALLAAALLHDIGHGPLSHTAEEIFATHHEAWTKRILQESQSIRTILDTYDPGLADDLVRIYNKTFPVPLVWQLVSSQLDCDRLDYLMRDSYFTGASYGKLDLDRILMAIDYEPKTQQLVVARKGQAAIEHYLFVRYFMYAQVYNHPKNLAAAWVLEKITERGRSLLQEGKIFADATMAAWLSPRADALTLERYLGGDDIVFLYHLQQWQQSQDAVLADLCRRYLDRDILKALDISDLSETDQTHCLNEAIQLAHRAGFSETFYVGLRVSLSRGYTQYQKGIKLAVGDRLDEITTHSPLISALITPMRRTWLIYPREIESSLISLKMASTTINEHSHQLRPDHENSKVP, encoded by the coding sequence GCCAGTCGTACCTACCATGATCCGCTCCATGGTGCCATTACTCTCGATTCTGGAGTTCCAGAGGAGCATTTACTCATTCAACTCATTGATACCCCTGGGTTTCAACGGCTGCGGCGAATTCGCCAGTTGGGGCCCGCCAGCTTAACCTTCCATGGGGCAGAAGGATCCCGATTTACCCATTCCCTGGGGGTGATGCACATTGCCCGCCGCTGCTTTGATCGCCTCGTCAAACACCATCCCCACTTACAACCCTACCGAGCCGCCCTTTTAGCCGCCGCCCTCCTCCACGACATTGGCCATGGCCCCCTCAGTCACACGGCGGAGGAAATTTTTGCCACCCACCACGAAGCCTGGACAAAGCGAATTCTTCAAGAGTCTCAATCAATTCGTACCATTTTAGATACCTACGATCCTGGGTTGGCCGATGATTTGGTGCGTATCTATAACAAAACTTTTCCAGTGCCCTTAGTTTGGCAATTAGTCTCTAGTCAGTTGGACTGCGATCGCCTGGATTACTTAATGCGAGATAGTTATTTCACCGGCGCATCCTACGGAAAGTTAGATCTAGATCGAATTTTAATGGCCATCGACTACGAACCCAAAACCCAACAATTAGTGGTTGCCCGCAAAGGCCAAGCCGCCATTGAGCATTACCTATTTGTGCGCTACTTTATGTATGCCCAGGTATACAATCACCCGAAAAACTTGGCTGCGGCCTGGGTCCTTGAGAAGATCACGGAACGGGGGCGATCGCTCTTGCAGGAGGGTAAGATTTTTGCGGATGCCACGATGGCGGCCTGGCTTAGTCCCCGGGCCGATGCCCTCACCTTGGAACGGTATTTAGGGGGGGATGACATTGTTTTTCTCTACCATCTCCAGCAGTGGCAACAGTCCCAAGATGCGGTGTTAGCGGATTTGTGTCGTCGCTACTTAGATAGAGATATCCTCAAAGCCCTTGATATTAGTGACTTAAGCGAAACTGATCAAACCCACTGCTTAAACGAGGCTATCCAGTTAGCCCATCGGGCTGGATTCTCGGAAACATTCTATGTGGGATTGCGAGTCTCCCTAAGTCGTGGTTATACCCAATACCAAAAAGGGATTAAGTTAGCCGTGGGCGATCGCCTAGATGAAATTACCACCCACTCTCCCCTGATTTCCGCCCTTATTACCCCGATGCGGCGAACCTGGTTAATCTATCCCCGCGAGATTGAATCTTCTCTGATCTCCCTCAAGATGGCATCAACCACGATCAACGAACATAGTCATCAGTTGCGACCTGACCATGAGAATTCTAAGGTTCCCTAG
- the mnmA gene encoding tRNA 2-thiouridine(34) synthase MnmA, which produces MSRLPGTLSGVVVGLSGGVDSSVALVMLQKQGYPVVGLTLWLMKGKGQCCSDGMVDAAQLCQDLGVDHHVVDSRQVFESQIVDYLVAGYSAGITPLPCSQCNRAVKFGPMLAYARQELGLEHIATGHYARIHYNPDTQRYELWRAVDSQKDQSYFLYDLPQDVLAQVIFPLGDQTKDITRQIAAQFNLHTAEKPESQDLCLIEAHGSMAKFLDQYIAPQKGDIVDRQGKVLGTHQGVHHYTIGQRKGLGIAASEPLYVIGLNVAKNQVVVGDRRSGGQPDCHVQRINWVSIAAPKAPIAVEVQIRYRTAPVAATIIPLAEDQGERVRLIFDEPQFGVTPGQAAVWYQGDHLLGGGIIEPFSP; this is translated from the coding sequence ATGTCACGTTTGCCAGGGACTTTATCAGGGGTTGTCGTAGGATTATCCGGCGGAGTAGATAGCTCCGTCGCCCTTGTCATGCTGCAAAAGCAAGGGTATCCGGTAGTGGGGCTAACTCTATGGCTGATGAAGGGGAAAGGTCAGTGCTGCTCCGATGGTATGGTGGATGCGGCCCAGCTTTGCCAGGACTTAGGGGTTGATCACCATGTTGTGGACAGTCGCCAGGTGTTTGAGTCCCAGATTGTGGATTATCTGGTGGCGGGGTATAGCGCGGGAATTACGCCCCTACCCTGTTCCCAGTGCAACCGTGCCGTCAAGTTTGGGCCGATGTTGGCCTATGCGCGGCAGGAATTGGGTCTAGAGCACATTGCCACCGGTCACTATGCCCGCATTCATTACAATCCAGACACCCAGCGTTATGAACTTTGGCGGGCGGTGGATTCCCAGAAGGATCAGTCCTACTTTCTCTATGATTTACCCCAGGATGTACTGGCCCAAGTCATATTTCCCCTGGGAGATCAGACAAAAGACATCACTCGCCAGATTGCGGCTCAGTTTAATCTACATACCGCTGAAAAACCAGAAAGCCAAGATCTCTGTTTAATTGAGGCCCATGGCTCTATGGCTAAGTTTTTAGATCAGTACATTGCTCCCCAAAAGGGGGATATTGTCGATCGCCAAGGAAAGGTTCTAGGAACCCACCAGGGGGTGCATCACTATACTATTGGTCAGCGGAAGGGTCTGGGAATTGCCGCCAGTGAACCCCTCTACGTGATTGGATTGAATGTGGCTAAAAATCAAGTCGTTGTCGGCGATCGCCGCAGTGGAGGGCAACCTGACTGTCATGTTCAGCGGATTAATTGGGTCTCCATTGCTGCCCCAAAAGCACCCATTGCCGTTGAGGTGCAGATTCGCTATCGCACCGCTCCCGTGGCTGCTACGATTATTCCCCTGGCAGAAGATCAAGGAGAACGGGTAAGATTGATCTTTGATGAACCGCAATTTGGGGTGACACCGGGCCAAGCTGCCGTCTGGTATCAGGGCGATCACCTCCTCGGGGGCGGAATTATTGAGCCTTTTTCCCCATAG
- a CDS encoding DNA-directed RNA polymerase subunit omega, protein MQKRVSYSTSDVMRRAEQLVRHSSNRYRITVQIANRAKQQRTIDAEEFEEVSMKPVTRAIIDMSDEMIEPELLPE, encoded by the coding sequence ATGCAAAAACGAGTGTCCTATTCCACCTCTGATGTGATGCGTCGGGCAGAGCAATTGGTGAGGCATTCCTCAAATCGCTATCGGATTACGGTACAAATCGCCAATCGCGCTAAACAGCAGCGCACCATTGATGCGGAGGAGTTCGAGGAGGTCTCGATGAAACCCGTTACCCGCGCCATTATTGATATGTCCGATGAAATGATTGAACCGGAACTATTGCCGGAGTAA